In Fibrobacter sp., the sequence ATGAGTGGTGAGTGGTGAGTGGTTGGTGGTTAGGGCTGAAGGCTCGGGGCACAAGGTCTGAGGTTCGAGATGTAGAACTAGAAATTAAAAATTTTTATGGGTGGGGGAAGTCTCCCGCACCACCTAAAGGTGGCCATGCCCACATAAGCGCTGAAGCGACCCCCTCCATCGTGGAGAGCTTGTCGAACCATAGCGGGAACATTCCGTGAACACTCAATTACGAACGTAACAAAAAAGTAACAAAAACAACCGTGCATTTCCCCTTTTTTCACACCTCCATTTACTATATCTCTGAGACAAATTCACAAACAAAAATAAAAAAGGAGCACACATGCTTTTCAAAAAAATTCTTCTGTCCTCAGCCCTCATCTCCATGGCCGGTTTCGTGGCCTGCGGCGACGACAGTTCCTCCAACTCCGGTTCCGGCGAACTCCCCAAGAGCGTCCCCACCTTCTTTGACCTGGCCGATGTGGAATGTAACGCCGACCGCAAGTGCGAAACGATTATCGTGGAAGAAGGTCCCGACACCTACGAATGCGATGGCGTCAGCCAGTGGAACATGTTAATTAACAGCATGCCCTCCAAGGTCTGCCCCGCCAAGGAAGAAGAAAAGGGCGCCGAAGATGACGAAGAAGGCAAAACCGAAGGCGACGACAACAAGGCCCCCGAATCCTCTGCAAGCGAAACTACTTCCACCGATAGCGGTGCCGAATCCACCGACAGCGGTGCTACTTCTACTGACAGCGGTGCAGCCTCCACCGACAGTAACACTGAATCTGCCAACAGCGGTGCCGAATCCACCGACAGTGGTGCTGGCGAAATGGTGTCTTGCAATGGTATCGAAGGCATTCCAGGAACTCCCAGCTGCCTAGAGGTCCCCGTTTCCGATACAGAAAAAGCAAACGCCATGAAAGAACAGTGCGCAAGCGTGCTTGGCGGCACTCTCGGTACCGGCTGTCCCGCAGATGCTATAAACTAACCCTCTTACCCCTTAAGGATAAAAGGTTTCCACTTTTGTGGGAGCCTTTTTTCCTTTCTCGATAACTATAAAACAAATCAGGAAACAACATGTTCAATAAAATCATTCTTTCCCTATCCGTCATCTTCTTGGCAAATCTTATGGCCTGCGGCGACGACAGCAGTTCAAATGCCACCGACTCCTCCGACAGCAAAGACAGCACTATCACCAGCAGCGACTCCGAAGAAACGAATTCCAGCGAGAGTAATAGCGAAGAATATAACACTGAAGAATCTTCCGAAAGCAACGAAGACTCCGGCAAATCTTCGAGCAGCAACACCCCCTCTGCCGATAGCGGCGAAAAATCCTCTGGCAGTGCCCCCGTCGCTATGATTTCCTGCGACAATCTTCCCGAAGAAGGCCAAAAAGCCTTTGGCACCATGGGCGAAAAATGTACAGAATTTGAAAAAGGATCCATGGCCGCCTCCGCTCTGGAATTGCGTTGCGAAGACCACGGTGGCACCCTGGGCACAGGATGCCCCGCCAAAGAAAACAAGAGCAACGACAACTGCATTGACAAGAGCCAGTGCGACGCCATCGTCAGGGGAGATTTCTCCACTTGGCATTTTGTCCGTGCCGACGCCTTCGGTGAACCTACAACCTACACGTATTCCGTTGACGGTTCGAGGCTAATTCTGGACATCAATGGTCAAAAGGACGAAAATACCTATAGTTTTTACGACATGACCAAAGAAGCCAGCCAAGAAATGGCCTTTAGCGCCGTCAAATCCACCTGCAAAAGCGGCATGGAAATCGAAGGCGCCAACTACTGCAACTAAACCTATTTCGCAGAAAATTCCCGCTCTATCCGAGTAAGATCCTCGCCCCATTCGGCGAGGATTTTTTGTTTCAGTTTCTTGGCCAAAGAGGGGGCGCGCCCTTGGGTAGAGACGGTTACCGCTATATTTTCGCCAAAGTCCATACGGGCCGGTACAATAAAATCCCCGTCCAGGTAGTCGCAGGCATTGTTCACCAGAATGCGACGGGCACGGGCGTCATTACTCACCTGGGCGTTTACCGCCGGCTGGTCAGTACAGATAAACACCATAAAGATACCACGAAGATCCAGTGGTTCGTATGGGCGATTTTTTATAGCTATGAGGTTTGAGGTATGAGGTCGGGCTTCACCCTTTGAAGTAAGATTTTCGAATTCCGGGTCAAACTGCGGAGCAACCACAGTAATACGTGCTCCCGTAGGCAAAAGAGTCTTGACCTTGCGGAAAGCGATTCGTCCACCGCCAACCACAAGAACGTTACGGCCCTCTAGGTTCAGTTCGATGGAAAGAAGGGACCTATTCGGAGTTCGGAGTTCGGAATTCGGGGTTATCGAGTGGGCTTTATTCTCTGCGGCACGCAATCCAGAAACTACCATGTCGCCAAATTCCTTCCAATCGCCAAGGCAAGGCAAAAGAGTTATGGGAATCTGCGGAAATTCGGCCTGCAAACGGGCCACCACACGGGGCACGTCATTTTTGGCGTGCTGCCCATTCAAAAGCAAAAACGGCAAGAGCGTCACCGATTCCACATCTTCCCGAAGCAAGGTCCGCAAGTCATTTTCCAGGTCCAAAAGACTGGTACTCGCCACGCGGGTACCGGGCAAGTCATGGTGCAACTTGTCCAGGATTTCCTCAAAGCCCTTATAGGCTCCCGGTAAAATGCAATGATGGGCGATAATCAGGATAGCTTTCACGAGTAATATTCCACAATTTTTTTCACGAGGGAGTCCATGGTG encodes:
- a CDS encoding siroheme synthase; this encodes MKAILIIAHHCILPGAYKGFEEILDKLHHDLPGTRVASTSLLDLENDLRTLLREDVESVTLLPFLLLNGQHAKNDVPRVVARLQAEFPQIPITLLPCLGDWKEFGDMVVSGLRAAENKAHSITPNSELRTPNRSLLSIELNLEGRNVLVVGGGRIAFRKVKTLLPTGARITVVAPQFDPEFENLTSKGEARPHTSNLIAIKNRPYEPLDLRGIFMVFICTDQPAVNAQVSNDARARRILVNNACDYLDGDFIVPARMDFGENIAVTVSTQGRAPSLAKKLKQKILAEWGEDLTRIEREFSAK